The DNA window AAGCGATCGATGCCAACCAGGAATACACCGACGACCTGCTGCTGCGGTGCCAGAACGACCCGGAGAAGTTGACCGCCAAGACGATCGCGGCCGCAGCCGCTGACGGCAATGAGATTGCCCGGGAAGTGATCGACCATGCCTGCCGGGCGCTGGGCTGGGGCATCGCCCAAGTGACGACCCTGCTGTCGCCAGATATGGTGGTGATTGGCGGCGGCGTTTCGCTGATCGGGGAAACGCTGTTCTTCTCAACCGTCCGCCACTATGCCCAGCTGTACGGTTTTCCGCCCCTGGCCGGCACGTGTGCGATTGAACCGGCATCGCTGGGCGAGCTGACCGTGGTGCATGGCGCCCTCGCCCTGGCGGCGGAATCCGTATAACGGTTTCTTCGCCGCGTTAGGGGTCGCCAACGGTTAGGGGTTGGCAACGGCTAGGGGTCGATAACGTTCGCTGATTGCCTGGAGCCAGAGCGATTACTCGATCGCGACGCTGCGGCCTTTGAACTGTCCCAGCAGATTAAATCCGCCCTGCTGGGCCTGCCCGACCGCGGCCGCCTGGTTATTCCAGTTGAAGGTGTAGGCCGCGATATGGCCTGAATTTGCTTCGGCCACATAGATGACGCAGTTGGCGGGACGAACGCCGCCTCCGCCGCGGTTGAACTGGGCTCCGCCGGTCACCATTACAAATCGCGGCTCCTTGGCGACGCCGGCGCCCAGGCCAAGATCGTTAAGTACATTGTGTTTGAAATGTCCGCCCGGCAGACCCGTGCGCGCGTAAAAGACAATCCCGTTCAGTTCGCCAGTTAGACCATCGAGCGTGAACAGCCCTTCAATGTCCCCGTCAACCGGGCCGGTAGCGATGCAAAACTGAGTCTGGGCCGCCGCGCCCGAGGCCCGCAGGATCTGTTCCGGAATCACAAAACCTTGCGGCTGCTCCACGTTGCTGGCCAGCCAGCGACTTCCTCCCAGGGTCGCCACCGCTCCCAGTAAAACGCCGCAACACGCCATGATCCAGGGGTTTTTCATTTGAAGCTTCATTACACCGCGTCCGGAAAGAAAGGCTGATAAGAGATGTCGCCGGACGCACCCACGCCCGTGCCCAACCCACTTATTGTAAATCGGACGTCATTTTCCGGCAAGCGCGACACCAGCGGCTCTCCCAAGTGCTGCGTCAATCTTCAATCTTCGAGTGAGCGATTTGGGCCGTGCTGCTGTGCTGCCAAGAAAACCGTGGGCTAGCGCCCGGCGGCTGATTGAGAGAAACCTGATTTTAGGGTTTGACGCACCACCAGGCCCCGCAGGCAGCGATGATTTCTTCGGTTGGTCCGCTCCGCTGGCCGGGTATACTAGTGGTGCGTCAAGTTTCAATTTTAGGTTTGGCCATTTTCGCGCGAGCCGCTGTTCCTTTTAGTTAACCGTGGCTATCGCCAAAACGGCTAATTGGAAGAACCCGAACTCTTTGCCTTGACGCAGCACTAGAGCAGACACCATTCCCTGTCTTTCCTGCCATCTGCCGCAGGCGGCCGCCGAAGGGGGCGCCCCTTGATGATCATGCGAACACACCTGTGCAGCCTGCTTCTGCTTCTGACTGCTTTCGCCCCCGCCTGGACTGCAGAACCAGCAGCGAGCTGGCAGCCGGTCCTGATTGAACTGCGCGACGGCGCGCAACAGCGCGGCAGCCAGTTGAAAGGTCTCTTCGACGGCGCCCTTGCGCCCCAGTTCGACGGCCAGCCGCTGGATCGAACGACCCTGCGCCGGATGCGGAATCTGTCCGCTTCCATGCGGCCCAGCGGCCCGGCGATTGAACTGGCCAATGGCGACTTTCTGCCTTGCGAAGTGCTGCAGTACCTTGCGGCCGACGATCAGCCGGCCGCGCTGCGGGTGCTGCCAACATTCAGCCAGGGCCTGACCGATTCAGTGCTGCTGGTGCGGCTGGACTGGATCCGTCGCATTGTCGACCAGCCCCGACCGCCCAGCGAAGGGTCTTCCCACCTGCTGCTCAAAGACGGCCGCAAGCTGGCGTATCGCTCCTTCCACTGGATGGCGACCGGCGTCCGCGTGCTGACCGAAGGCGCCGGCGGCGAGGTGATCGAAGTTCCCTTTTCGCAAATCGCCGAACTGGAACTGGGCGACCTGCGCATCGAAACAGTCCTGCACGACAGTCGCCGCGCCCTGGCCGTCGGCGATCCGGCCGTCGCCCGCCTGACCACCACCGACGGCGCCCGGCTGACGTTCCCTTCGCAGCAGATGGAAAGAGTGGCGATCGAGCCGCCGGGACGCCGGGTGGAGATCTACTTCCGCTCCGCGATCCAGCCCTCCTGGTCGCTGAATCCTTTGTACCTGGATCCCGAGGTCGTGGCGGCCTGTTCGTTCCATGCCCCCACGGAGATCCCCCTGTCGGTCCTGCCCGCCAGCGATGTGCGGCAACGCCTGGGTCTGCGGGCCTGGGACTGGCAGCGTGATCGGAATGTGACAGGCGGCCTGCTGGCCAGCGGTCGGGCCTCAAGCGAACTGGGCCTGGGAATGCACTCGCATACCGAGGTCGATTTTCTCTTGCCGCCTGGCGCCCGCTCGCTGCAGTGCCGCGTCGGCATTGACCGCATCGCCGAGGCCGCCGGCTGCGCCGAGTGCGAAGTGCTCAGCGGCAGCGAACCGCGATCCTTGTGGAAAAGCGGCTTTCTCCAGGGCGGTCAACAACCCGCCGAGACCGGTCCGCTGCCGGTCGAAGGGGAAACGCTCGTCACGCTGCGCACCGGTTTTGGCCACGACAATCGTCCCGAAGGCGCCGCTCCGCTGGATCTGGGCGATCACGTCGACTGGATCGATCCGATCGTCGTCGTGCAGCTGGAAATGACGCCTGCCGAACGACTGGCTCTGGCGGCGCCCGAACTGGCCGGCTGGTTACTGGCGCCCGAGGACGCGGACCGAGTGCAGGCCCGGCAGACCTGGGACGCCAAATCCGAACGCTGGCTGACCAGGCTGCAGATCGATCATGGCGACGATTCCCTGCCGGTGCGTTTCACCCGTCGCCTGCAGGTCGGGCTGGCGAACGCGTTCTTCCGCGTGCAGGCCAGGCGACTGGATTCCCCCAACTGGCACATGATCCGTCTGGACGTCGACGGGCAGAGGCAAACCACGACGATGAACGGCGATCTGGAAACCGACGCCGTGGCGATGGTGCATCGAAAAATGACGGCCGTGATGGATGAACGCGTCTGGCTGTTAAGCGAATACGCCGGCAAGGAGGTCGAAGCGACGCTGATCT is part of the Lignipirellula cremea genome and encodes:
- a CDS encoding NPCBM/NEW2 domain-containing protein, producing MIMRTHLCSLLLLLTAFAPAWTAEPAASWQPVLIELRDGAQQRGSQLKGLFDGALAPQFDGQPLDRTTLRRMRNLSASMRPSGPAIELANGDFLPCEVLQYLAADDQPAALRVLPTFSQGLTDSVLLVRLDWIRRIVDQPRPPSEGSSHLLLKDGRKLAYRSFHWMATGVRVLTEGAGGEVIEVPFSQIAELELGDLRIETVLHDSRRALAVGDPAVARLTTTDGARLTFPSQQMERVAIEPPGRRVEIYFRSAIQPSWSLNPLYLDPEVVAACSFHAPTEIPLSVLPASDVRQRLGLRAWDWQRDRNVTGGLLASGRASSELGLGMHSHTEVDFLLPPGARSLQCRVGIDRIAEAAGCAECEVLSGSEPRSLWKSGFLQGGQQPAETGPLPVEGETLVTLRTGFGHDNRPEGAAPLDLGDHVDWIDPIVVVQLEMTPAERLALAAPELAGWLLAPEDADRVQARQTWDAKSERWLTRLQIDHGDDSLPVRFTRRLQVGLANAFFRVQARRLDSPNWHMIRLDVDGQRQTTTMNGDLETDAVAMVHRKMTAVMDERVWLLSEYAGKEVEATLIFEPKKPGPATVIIAEAAFVPLVAHLPPSEKPITPDVPLTSLKPQAMKISEDLPRHFLHYLGLDRPIALKAGQMTDGSPLKIRGFAFDTGIGLPNGLELTYELDPKWRRFVAIGGLAYGWNEIGYEILLDGEPHWRSTDPTHFGRNTPCTQLIAPIPPGHKTMTVRLYGGKSSGGLAHAGFMRE